In one window of Pseudomonas putida DNA:
- a CDS encoding LLM class flavin-dependent oxidoreductase, with product MYKPAHRPIEIDWFLPTNGDGRHLTSSGLPKVGLFQQGERAPTLDYLRQVVRAAELGNFDGIMVPTASGFEDPWLITAVLAQEVQRLRFLLTVRPGLELPAYSAHRAATLQLLSNGRLDLHVVSGSSRFEQRSLGDFLEHDERYARTAEFLQVFQAVWSGHGQPHHGRYYRSGGGSPIAPQAAAPAIYFGGASNAAEQVGAAHAQTYLMWCEPPQMIAERILRMRELAATRGRTLRFGLRLHVFAAPTDEQAWAHVERLLEEIPKEAIEQAQLQMAAYESVGQSRQTGLVKGRGRRARELEVSPNLWAGVGLVRGGAGTALVGSYQQVADRIEAYSQLGVECFVLSGFPHLEEAIHLGAELVPLLRRISPACGP from the coding sequence ATGTACAAGCCCGCGCACAGGCCGATCGAGATCGACTGGTTCCTGCCCACCAATGGCGACGGCCGTCACCTGACCAGCAGCGGCCTGCCCAAGGTCGGCCTGTTCCAGCAGGGTGAACGCGCGCCGACCCTCGACTATTTGCGCCAGGTGGTACGCGCCGCCGAGCTCGGCAACTTCGACGGCATCATGGTGCCCACCGCCAGCGGTTTCGAAGACCCCTGGCTGATCACGGCCGTGCTGGCCCAGGAGGTACAGCGCCTGCGCTTCCTGCTGACGGTGCGTCCGGGGCTCGAACTGCCCGCCTACAGCGCCCACCGCGCCGCGACCCTGCAGTTGCTCAGCAACGGGCGCCTGGACCTGCATGTGGTCAGCGGATCGAGCCGCTTCGAGCAACGCTCGCTGGGGGATTTTCTCGAGCATGACGAGCGCTATGCACGCACTGCCGAGTTCCTCCAGGTGTTCCAGGCCGTCTGGAGCGGACACGGTCAACCCCATCACGGACGCTACTACCGCAGCGGGGGCGGCAGCCCGATCGCACCTCAGGCAGCAGCACCGGCGATCTATTTCGGCGGCGCATCCAACGCCGCCGAACAGGTGGGCGCAGCCCATGCGCAGACCTACCTGATGTGGTGCGAACCGCCGCAGATGATCGCCGAACGCATCCTGCGCATGCGCGAGCTGGCCGCAACTCGCGGACGCACCTTGCGCTTCGGCTTGCGTTTGCACGTGTTCGCCGCGCCCACCGATGAGCAAGCCTGGGCGCATGTGGAGCGGTTGCTGGAGGAGATCCCCAAGGAAGCCATCGAGCAGGCGCAACTGCAGATGGCCGCCTACGAGTCGGTCGGCCAGTCGCGCCAGACCGGGCTGGTCAAGGGACGTGGACGACGGGCGCGTGAGCTGGAGGTTTCACCCAACCTCTGGGCCGGGGTCGGGCTGGTGCGGGGGGGCGCCGGCACTGCGCTGGTGGGCAGCTACCAGCAGGTCGCCGACCGGATCGAAGCCTACAGCCAACTGGGCGTGGAGTGTTTCGTGCTGTCGGGCTTCCCGCATCTGGAAGAGGCGATTCACCTGGGGGCCGAGCTGGTGCCGTTGTTGCGGCGGATCAGCCCGGCGTGCGGCCCTTGA
- a CDS encoding LLM class flavin-dependent oxidoreductase — MALEFSWQLPLCGPAAAPGGVTGPGHWIQLAQAVEYAGLDGLWIPGGAQCLDSLGIAAALCAHTRHVRLTVSIPPQVMLPAALASTVQSLQSISANRVRLHLPDSEQNSLRQAFGDWLNRDQRNERIGEYLEILGRLLRGSDPGFTYNGRYFQLENAGFAWRDLPAPPIVLDDSQSPALIASHAQACLLRPAPPAWLRQAIARQRDASPEPALAPTFACTLGLILADTEAQAWEAAARQLPAPPADGADSVTRLQRDGHPLRRFEVHPNLLQQAPDQPLYLVGTAQQLATRLQELHGVGIEHIVIQGQPTVSEVLRFGEQVLPLLTRKESV, encoded by the coding sequence ATGGCCCTTGAATTCAGCTGGCAACTGCCGCTCTGCGGCCCGGCTGCGGCGCCCGGCGGCGTGACAGGCCCCGGGCACTGGATTCAACTGGCCCAGGCGGTCGAATATGCCGGGCTCGATGGCCTGTGGATTCCCGGTGGCGCGCAGTGCCTCGACAGCCTGGGCATAGCCGCAGCGCTGTGTGCACACACCCGCCATGTGCGCTTGACCGTCAGCATACCGCCGCAAGTGATGCTGCCAGCAGCGCTGGCCAGTACAGTGCAGAGCCTGCAGTCGATCAGCGCCAACCGCGTGCGCCTGCACCTGCCAGACAGCGAACAGAACAGCCTGCGCCAGGCGTTCGGCGACTGGCTCAACCGCGACCAGCGCAACGAGCGTATTGGCGAATACCTGGAAATCCTCGGGCGCCTGCTGCGCGGCAGCGACCCGGGCTTCACCTACAACGGTCGCTATTTTCAGCTGGAGAACGCAGGCTTTGCCTGGCGCGACCTGCCCGCACCGCCCATCGTCCTCGACGACAGCCAAAGCCCTGCGCTGATCGCCAGCCACGCCCAGGCCTGCCTGCTGCGCCCGGCGCCACCCGCCTGGCTGCGCCAGGCCATTGCCCGACAGCGCGACGCCAGCCCCGAACCGGCGTTGGCACCGACGTTCGCCTGCACCCTCGGCCTGATACTCGCCGACACCGAAGCGCAAGCCTGGGAAGCCGCCGCCCGCCAACTGCCTGCACCACCCGCCGACGGCGCTGACAGCGTGACGCGGTTGCAACGCGATGGCCACCCGCTACGCCGCTTCGAGGTGCACCCCAACCTGCTGCAGCAGGCCCCCGATCAACCGCTGTACCTGGTGGGCACCGCGCAGCAACTCGCCACCCGCCTGCAAGAGCTGCACGGCGTAGGGATCGAGCATATCGTCATCCAGGGCCAGCCGACGGTCAGCGAGGTGCTGCGCTTCGGCGAGCAAGTCCTGCCCCTGCTGACCCGCAAGGAGAGCGTCTGA